The Thermococcus eurythermalis genomic sequence TCCGGTTTCCAAGAACTTCTTCCACGTTGACTCCTTGACGGGTGGGTCAGTCCTCCCAATGTCGGTCAGGCCCTTTAGAAACGCCTCCTGCCCGTGGCCGCTTCCGCCACCTTCATACTCAATCTTAATGTCCGGGTGGGCCTTCATGTAGGCCTTAATCCACTTCTGAATCTGATACTGCGGGAAGGTCGCCCCCGTCGTGCGGAGGGTTATGGCCTTGATGTCGGCTTTAGCACCGGGTGACTGAGTCTGCTTCCCCTTCTCGGGGCTCGGCTTCGTGCTGCTCTTCTCTTCCGAGCCTATACACCCGCTCGACAGGACGGCAATCCCGAGGAGGAACACCAGCAACAGTGCCGCGAGCCGTTTCATTGGTTTCACCGACTGGGGAATAACGATATGAAATATAAAGATTGTCGCAATAAAACATAGTGCCACACAAAAACTATATAGATGTATAATCTATAGGGCTGTTGGTAGGCTACTTCTTGTCCACCAGCTTCACCGAAATCCACTGCATGCCATTCTCCTCGTTTTTGACGACGAGGACGTAGTCCCCTTTGGGGATTTTGACGTCCTTGAGCTCGACGCTCTTCACGTGCTCCCAGGCCCGGTAGTAGTCGAAGGGCTCGCCGTCCTTGAGCTTTTTGAAATCGTCCTTCGTGATGATGTAGACGCTTATCTCTCCGTCCGCCCTCACGTAGCCGTTTAAAGTTGAATCCCCCAAGAGTCCGTACTCTTTATAGTCGTTGAGATTGGTCTTCCACTGATAGGTAATAGTGCAATAGTGGGTTACTAAGTAGTACGTTCCGGCACTTATCGCCACGACCAGCCCGATGGTCAGCAGGATTATGGAGACCTTCTTCATATGACCACCCAATGGAGTATAATACCACATGCTTATAAGTTTTGTTTGCTGTGGTTCTGGCGTTGGTTGTCTTCACAACTGTCCTTGGGGTCCTAATCTTTGTTCGGCCCTTTGATTTGTTCTCCTCAACTTCTTTTGAAACTGCTGATGTTATGGGTAATTGTTCACATCCCTCTACTACTTTTCTAAATTTTTTCGAGTGGTTGATGTCGTAATGTGCGCTGGTGTTCATTTGTTCATTCTGTTGATGTGTTTTTATCCATGTTGGAACTTAAAAAGGCAAAAAGGCCTCTTTTGACCCATTAAAGGTTTTATCGTGGCTTTCTTGACTTTTACAGGTCTAAAAAACTTTAAATTTCGTAACGGGGCAACATTATCGGTTTGCACATTCGTCCCTTACATGGACATGGGTGCACAAAATTGTACAGGGGGTTGAGAGATGGTAGAAGCCGGTTCGAAGAAGGGGACCTACCGTGAGATAACTCCCGCGGCGATAGTTCTCGGTGTCATCTGGGGCGCCTTCATGGCGGCCAGCTTTACCTACGCGGGAATGATAATGGGCTTCACCTCCGGCGGTTCGGCAATCGCTGCCATCGTCGGCTGGGGAGTCCTCAGGGGAATCCTCAAGAAGGGGACCATCGTTGAGAACAACATCGTCCAGACCATAGCCTCTGCGGTCAACATCTCCGTTTCGGGAGTCATCTTCACCATCCCGGCGCTCTACATCATGGGGCTCCACGAAGAGATAAACATGCTGTACTTCTTCCTTGCCACCGCGGCGGGAGCGATACTGGGAATCACATTCATAATCCCGCTGAGGAAGCAGATGATCGAGATTGACAGGCTCCGCTTCCCGACCGGAACGGCAGTTGCGACCGTCCTCAAGACCCCGGGAAGCGGAATCGAGAAGGCCAGGCTCCTCTTCATAGGCATGGCCGTCAGCGCACTCATCTACCTCGTCCAGCAGTTCCCGGTGCTCGGCCTTCCGGAGATAATCCCCGAGTACGTTGACCTCGGTGCAGTGCTCCACCTCCCGGAGTGGATTGACTTCAGCATGGCCCTCTCTCTGATGGTCTTTGGAATGGGTCTCATCACCGGAAGGAACGGTCTCATAGTCCTCGCCGGCGGAATACTCTCATACTACATCATCACGCCAATAGTCAAGGCCCTCGGCTGGCTCCCGAGCGACGTCACCGGTGCGGCGGTCAGCGGCTTCGTTTACTCCAACATGACCAGGCCGCTCGGTATCGGAATGCTCCTCGGCGGCTCGATAGCGGGCCTCATACTCTCGATGCCAGTCATCGTCGTGGCCCTCAGGAGCATAGCCAGCGCGAGCAAGCTCGGAACAGGCAGGAACGAGGAGCTCCCGATAAAGTACCTCTACGCCGGAATAGCCCTTGCATTCGCCCTGTTGCTGATCATCACCTACCAGATTGGCGGTCTCGGCCTCGGCAGGAGCCTGCTCACTGCGCTCGTCGGTGTCGCCTGGATATTCGTCGCCTCACTGCTCGTCGCCATGGCAACTGGAATGACCGACTGGAGCCCGGTTTCCGGTCTCTCCCTCGTGTCGGTCATGATACTCCTCTACCTCACCGGCAAGCAGGTTCCGCTCACCATACTCCTCGGAGCCACCGTCGGTGTCGCCATCTCCGGTGCCGCCGACATGATGCAGGACCTCAAGACCGGCCACCTCGTCGGTGGAATTCCCTCTAGGCAGCAGAAGGTCGAGCTCCTCACCGCCTGGATAGGCCCGATAATAGCCCTCACCGTCGTTGACCTCATCTGGAGGGCCTACGGTATCGGAAACGAGACCGTTCCTGCCCCGCAGGCAATGGCCCTCAAGTCCATGGTCGATGCTATCCTCGGCGGCAACGTCCCGGTGGACAAGTTCTTAGCTGGAGGAATCCTCGGCTTTGCGCTCTCAATGAGCGGAATACCCGGACTTGGAGTCCTCGTGGGTCTCTCAATGTACCTGCCGATGCTCTACATCCTGCCCTACGGACTTGGCTGTGTCGTCCATGACGTCCTCAAGAGGAAGAGGGGCCACGAGTTCATAACTGAGAAGGTGCTCCCGGTCGCGGCAGGGCTTATGGTCGGAGAGGCGGCAATGACGCTCCTGTTCGCCGTCCTCACAGTCATGGGAGTGCTCCACCCGTGAGGTGATGGAAATGAAGAAGCTCGTCGGAAACGTCCTGCTCACAGCGGGCCTCATCGTCGGCGCAATAACCGCCGCGAGGATACCGCCCATGTGGGGCGGTGTGGCCGTTTCCCTGGCCATAATGGGCGTTGGTATCTTCCTCAGGCGCCAGGGTGAGAAGGAGGAGCTCCACAGGGCGGCAGAGAGCGGAACCGGTGGCGTCAAGGAGCTCGACGCCCTCCTCACCGATGCCATCAGCAGGATTGAGAAGATAATGGACGCCCCGCGCGAGGAGGTCGTCAGGGAGCTCACCAAAGTCCTTGAGGAGCTCGAGGAGTTCGCCGAGAAGGCCCAGCCCCTCAGGATAGAGGGCCTCATGACCTACGGAAACATCATGAGCATCTTCAGCAGGGGCGAGAGAGCCCTCAACAGGGCCTGGAGCGCCTTCGCAGACGGCTACGAAGAAGAGGGAAGGAAGTACCTCCGCTACGGCTACGAAGACCTAAAGGAGACCCTCAGCGCGGTTAGGGCTCTGAAGGTCTGAGCCCTCTCCTTTCTTCTCTTTGGCTATTCTATCACGTAGGTATGAACCATCAGCCCGCCGTGGCCGATGAGGCGGTGGTGTTTGATTTCAAAGCCGTTCTCCGTTATTGCTTTCTCTATGGCCTTCTTTTCCGTCGTGATGAAGACGCCGCGCTTTTCGAGGACTTTGGAAAGCTCGCTGAAAAAGTCCATGTAGAGCTTCGGTATCATGCTCTTCCGCCCGATTTTGAGGCCGTATGGAAAGTTGCTGACGGCAAAGTCCACGCTCTCGACGTACTCGCTCAGCCTGGTGGCGTCGCCGAGTATGAACTCTATCCGCTCTAAGACTCCCGCGGAGAGGGCGTTCATCTTGGCCCCGTTGAGGTGTTTTCTGTACTTCTCCAGGCCGATTATCCTTCCACCGTAGCCCCTGAGGGCGAGCTCTATTGGAATAGTCCCGCTTCCGCAGAACGGGTCGATGAAAGAACCGCCGTCCGGCTTCGCCAGCTCAATCAGCGCGTTGGCTATGCTCGCCTTCAGGTGCGCGGGGTGGTCGTAGACGCGCCAGGGCCTCTTATGGAGCGAGCTGTCACCGGTAGTGTCAATCCCTAGGAAGAAGACGTCCCCAACCAGTTCGGCCCTGAATATGACAGCGGGGTGGTCGAGGTTCACCTTCGGAGTCCCGAACCGGGACAGGCGGTCGAATATGGCTTTGCCAACGGTTTTGGCTATATCAACGCTCGTTATCCTGTGCTCTCCCTTCCGGAAGCTCCTAACGGCGAATGTCTCGCTGACCTTGACGTGTCTTTCCACTGGAAGCGATGCCACGAAGTCCTCAATCCTCTTGAGGGCCCTCTCTGGCTCGTCTTCACCGATGCCCTCAAACCTCTCGCTCGCTATCTCGACTATCACGCGGTGGAGGAGCCTTGAGCGCTCGTTTAAGTAAGTGGAAACGCTTAGCTCCCTCTTCCGTCCCTTCTCGTCGGTGTAGAAGGCCTCGCCAACCTCTGCCAAAACCCTCCCCTCGACACCGAGAGGTCTCTCCTCCACTCGAAACTGAACTCCAAGGGGCGAGAGAAGGCCCTCCACCTCGGCCTTTGCCAGGTCTTCAATTCCCTGTGAAGTCGTGAGCAGGAGCTTCATGATGACGAGTGCTCGGCACGTCTTTTAAGCTTTTGCTGAGCTAATAACAATACCATCAATACTCTACCCTGTGCTTTTTATAACTTAATTATCAAGTTGAGTACGTATTCAAATGATGATCTCTAGTTGTATATTGCGACATTTTGCTTATTGTTGGAAAGTTCGTTTGTCGAACTGTTAATTTTTATGAACGTAACTTTTATATGCTTGGATGTTATAGAATTATACGTGGTGAATGTAAATGGAGAGCGAGGAATTCATTAGTTCACTGTATCTTGATAAAATACTAGATGAATACCTTCTGTTCTCACCAAAGACACTCCACCTTATTCGGTTGGATAATGAGAGTTATGAGCTACTGAATCACATTAAAAAGTATGGAATTAACGAGGGCGTTAGTGAGTTCTTAAAAAGGCACCCTAGACTCAATCGTGAAGATGTGGACAGGATAATAGAAAGCTTGAGGGCCTTGGATGCTGTTCCTTATTGCTTGAACGATGATTATAACTCCCCGGAAGTCGTTCCTGCTTCTGTTGCTCTCTATCTCACGAGTGCATGTAACTTTAAATGCGTGTATTGTTATGAACAGCAGCATGGGATTCCGCTGTTTATGATCCGTGATGAGAATGATGCAGATGACATAATTGAGTTTTTACTTTCTAAGGGATCCTCCAAGCTCTCCGTTGGTTTCTTCGGGGGTGAGCCTCTCCTGAATTTCCGCATACTTAGATACATTGCAGAAACCCTTTCACGGAGGGCAACCTTATTAGGAAAGGCTGTTAATTTCAGCATCACAACCAACGGTTACTTGATAACGCCTTCTGTTGTGGATTTCTTCAAAAAATTCCGCTTTAATGTCGTTTTCAGTATGGATGGGCCCAGAGAGATACAGAATCACAACCGGCCCACTAAAACAGGTGATTCAACGTTTGACGTGGTCATGAAAAATCTTCGGCTTCTCATTGCCAGTGGTGTTCCTGTGACTGTGAGGGCGACCATACTTCCGGAGCAGATTGACAAGTATTTTGAAATTTTTAGATTTTTTGTAGAAAACGGTGTTGGAAGTGTTCACATTGAGCCCGCATCTATTGGCTCAAATAGCTTCCGCGAGATAATACCACCACTGAAAGAGCAATTGAGACTCGTTGCCGAGTACGAACTTCAGCACATAGAGGAGACAGCGATGTTCAGGTATTCCCACTTTAGGAAGTATTTTGCTATCCTGGCCTCGAGGCGCGCCCTTCTCTATCCCTGCGGTGCTGGTAGGAAACTTTTTGGGATATCCTCAGACGGAAGGCTTTATCCATGTCAAAGGTTTGTGGGAATGGACGGGTTCGTTATAGGGGACATTAGATCTGGCGTTGATATTAGTTCTGAGGTAATACAAAAAATACTTCTCAATCCCCCAAGGGAGCCATGTAGCCAGTGTTGGGCTTATCCCTTGTGCAGAGGGGGTTGTTATTACATAAACTACATGTATTCAGGGGATATTCACAAACCTGATCCCTATTACTGTGAGTTTATTAGAGAGCTGATACGGCTTTCCATGTGGCTTTACATCAAAGTTAAGCGGAGTCACCCGGTGGTTTTCGAGAAAATGCTGAAATCACTTAAGTACAACTCACCCCTTGCCGGGGTGAGCGAGGCCTCGGCCGATGAGTCAAAAATTAAAAGGAGGTTGGTGAAGTATGGAGTTCGAAGTCGTGAACCCCGGAGACAACACCAAGTCTGGAAATAGACCTTGCCCACTTTTTGACCATGGCGGCTGCCCGTTCCCGAAGGACATGGAGTGTTGGTGGCCAGAGGACATATGCTACAGGCCTGAGCCAATCTGATGAGATTTTCTTTAAAAATCTTTACTTTTTTCCACTGTCCAGTGTCTAATCTAGGGGATGATGCAAAATGAAGCTCCCGTTCAAGAGCATTGCCCGGCTGGTGGCGATATACCTCTGCGTCCTTCTGGTTATTGTCCTCGTTGCGGGGGCCGCTGCCAACAAACGTACTTGGAACTACGTTTATGACGCTGTAGAGTCCTTCAGGATTTTTAATCCCGAGTTCTACTCCGAGCTTGAACGAAACGCCACCCGCGAGGGAATCAGCGTTGAGGAGTACTACTATAGAATCCTGACCAAGAGTGCGGGGGTGCGAACCCACAACCTGTTCGTTATGGGTATAGACCTGCTGAAGAAGAGTTTCAAGTACCTTTCGACTCAGAATGACTACGACCTGGGACGTTCAATCGGGGTCTCTATTCTGGTGCTGGCCGTCTCTATGCTGGCCATCATGCTCGGCGGCTACATCATCGGTCGGCTCGCCGTGAAGAGGAAACGGCTCTCAACGGTCGTTGACAACCTGGCACTTTTCTTCGCTGGGCTGCCCTCTTGGTGGGTCGGTGCCGTCCTTGTGTCGGTTTTCGCGGTCAAACTTGACCTTCTGCCCATCAGCGGGATAACAACCGTTCCTCCAAAAACAGGGTTTGCACTCGTCCTGGACGTTTTGAAGCACCTGGTTCTCCCTGTGGGGGCGATTTTCCTTATCCACGTCTGGGAGTTCGCTTCGGTGGTTGCCCATGCGTCCAGGGAGGAGCTTGGCAAGCCCTACATCCTCGCGGAAGTGGCTAAAGGAATTCCGGAGGGGGTTATCTTCCGAAAGCACGTGCTCCGGAACATCTCAATACTGCTCGCGTCCTTCAGCGTCCAGAAGTTCATGGAAATGACCACCGACTACCTAATTGTGGATGCCTTCTTCGGCCTTGGCGGGCTTGGCGTCCTTCTGAGGAACAGCTTCGTACGCACGGTCGTGGTTCCCCAAGGAGTGGTCATGAGGTTTAACTATCACCTGTTTTTCGTGGTTCTGCTGTCAATAGCCACCATCGGCTTTCTGATGTCCCTGCTCCTTGAACTTGTTAAGGGCATACTTGACCCGAGGGTGAGCTGAGATGAGGCGGAAGGTGGGCGCTCTGATACTGGCCTGTTTCCTGCTCTTTGTCGCTGTTTCGAACCTCACCGTGGATAGAGAAAAGCTTGAGAGGTGGGAGGACATAAACTACTGGAAGGACTACCCGAGGAGGGCTTATCCCTCCTGGTTCTCTACGTTCCGCGACTTAACTCCCACCGTAACGCTCTCCCCTGAGGTTTCGGAAGAAAACGGGACTTTTGTGTACCGCTTTGTTTACAATCACAGGGCCTCCGACAAGCCAAACGACGTAAGGTTCTACGGCCTTTCGCGCCAGGTTAAGGTTGAAATAAGCGTCACCCGGCCGGACGGCATCGAGGTGACCCTTTACAGGGGGAGACCCGTTTCGGAAAACATGAGCCTGAACGTCAATATGAAGTCCGGGGTTGAAAGCCAGATATCTTCTGTGTTCGGCCTCTCTGTGGAGAGCTACGTCCTGCGGCCCCCCACACACCTCCTTTTCATCGCGGACGCTTCCTTTGAGACCCTTAAAGGTGAGTACGTCTTTGAGGTCAGGTCGCCGGAGCCGCTTTCCCCGCAGATGCAGGTTATAGGAACGTGCTACGGCCTGATGGGCACTGATTCAAGGGGTCGGGACCTCTGGGTCGGCTTTGTCAAGGCAATGAACAACACCCTGTTCCTGGCCTTCTTCACCGCTGTGTTCGTCGTTGTCCTGGGCGTCATAATCGGGATGGTCTCTGGCTACGTTGGTGGGGCAGTGGGCGAGGCTTTGAGCTTCATTCTGGAGGTTCTTATGACCCTCCCCCTCCTTCCGATGCTCGTTGTCCTCGTCTGGCTGTTCTCTACCCAGGGTCTGAGGGAGCAGGTGCAGATTAACCCGGTGGTTTTCATGCTGCTCGTTGCTGTAATGATAATGGGCAAGCTCGCAAAGACCATCAAGATGATGACCGTGAAGGAGAAGGTTAACGAGTACGTCAAGGCCGCGGAAATCATGGGAGCTGGGACACTGTGGGTCCTCAGGAAGCACATATTCCCGCCGATTCTGAGCTTCTCGGCCAGGTACTTCGCGACGCTCCTGGTTAGAGTCGTGGCGCTTATTTCCCTCTTTGGGTTCTTCGGGCTAATCCCAGGCACAAACTGGGGTTCCTTCATGATAGAGGCAATGATGGAGGGGGCAATCTACGGTGGCTGCTGGTGGTGGATACTTCCCCCGGGACTCGCCATGGCTGTCCTGAGCGCCGGTTTAGTTTTAATACTGCCCTCGGGAGAGGTCCAGTCCGTCACCATTGGGTAGTCACTCCAGTATCGCTATGACCCCTTTCCACTTCTTCCCGAAGCACTCGCTCGCTATGACGCTCTTTCCGGTCAGTTCCTCAAGGAACTTTAAAGCTGAGTCGCACTTCTTGAAGCCGGTCGCTATGCCGACGGTTACCCCCTCGATTTCCCTCACGCCGGCCCTCTTCTGGTTGTCCAGCTTTTCCATAAGCTCGTCCCCAAAGCGCCAGAGGATTCTTCTCGGGTCGACTAAAAGCTCCTTCTCAACGCCCTCGAGGACGTCCTCAAAGTCCCAGGCGAAGTCTCTGTTCCTCTCTTCCTCGCTCGCGAAGAGGGTAAAGCGACCTGTCTGCCACTCCCTCAGGAGCCACCTCGCTGTTTCCTCAAGGTCTACCTCTCCGCCGGCCTTTATGAGGCCCCTCTTCTCCCCTATTTGCCTCAGAATTTCCTCCTCGCTCTCAAACTCCTTTATGCCGAACTTCTCGGTTATCGCTTTCTTTCTCGTCTCAAGGATTCTGGATATGAGCTTCAGCGCCGGCTTGACCGGCTCTTCAATCTTGTCCGCCGGGAAGCCGCCCTTTATGACGAGCTCGTCGAAGTCGTCTATCGGCACTACTCCGGGGCTGTCAAGGAGCCAGAGCCTCTTGCTGAGCCTTATCAGCTGTTTGCCCTTTGTGTAGCCGGGTATGGGCGCTGTCCCAACTGCCCTCTTCCCCTTAAGGGTGTTTATTATCGTGCTCTTGCCGACGTTGGGATAGCCTATCAGGGCCACCTTGACCTTCTCTTTCTCGCCTAACAGGGGCTTTGCGAGCTTTTTGAGCTCCCTCCTGAGGATTCCGGTTCCCTTCCTCTCGCGGGCGGATATGAAAACCACGGGTATCTCGCTCTTCCTCTTGTACTCCTCGGCCCACTCTTTGGGCACGAGGTCTGCCTTGTTCATGACTATGAGGAGCGGTTTGCCCTCCTCCTGGATGAGCCTCTCCAGCTTCCTGTTGCGGGTCCCTATTGGGTCCCTGGCGTCAACTACCTCAACGACCACGTCGGCCTCGTCTATGACTTCCTTAACGACCTTCCAGGCCTTCTTCTGCTTCATCTCTAACCACCGTTATCTCAAAGATTACGGTTCCTCCGTCGGTGTACGGCGGTCCCGGGTCGAGACACTGGACGTATGCCTTGTCTCCTTTGCCCAAGCCTAACTCGCTCGGTTTAATACCCTTTCGTAGCGCAACTATGTACGGCAGTAGCGATGCGAATGCATGGGTGCATACCGCATCGGTCTCGTCGAGCTTGACCCTTGGGCCTTCTACAACGATTCTGTCACCTTTTTTGAAAACTGGACATTTTCCTCTCACTTCTTTGACAACTATTTCCAATCGCTCCACGTTCCCACCGAAACGTAAATAAGGATTAAGAACTCAAAAACTATTCGGGACATAATACATTGCGATAACTGTTATGGTGGTGCTCAAAGTGGCTGAGGATATTGAGGCGAAAATACGGCGTCTGAGGGAGCTCGGGAAGGTAACTACCGAACCCGAGGCTCCTCCGGTTAAACCACCAACGGCTTCGGCGAAGAAGCCCCCCCGCAGACCCCGCTCCATCAGCACTATCCGCGAGAAGGAGAGGCGTAGGAGAGTCCTTGTTGGAGCGTCTGTTTTAATCATAGTACTCCTTCTAATCTCTGTTGGCGTCTACTCATACCTTCAGAGCAGAAGCACGGCCAAGCTAAACGAGCTCCGCACCAGTAAAATCAACGAACTCAACACCTATTTTTCAAGCTACAACTTCTCCAATAGAGACTGTGTCCAAAAGGCGCTCCAGTTTAAAGACCTGGCTCTACGGCAGATTCAGAGTGCAGGTAGCGTTGATGAGCTCGAGGGGATAAACGTTAGGGCTTACTTCGATAAGGCAGTTCAGGCATACTCTGAGTGCGTCCGCGAGCAGGAGAGAATAGCCTATGAAAAACAGCTGAACCAGACAAAACAGGCCAAAGTCAGGGCAATTAAAACTGCATTCCAGCCGCTTCTCTCGATGCCGCTTCCAGACAGCATAAGAACCAAGGTCGTCTCTGCAATGAAGACCCTTGAGACCCAGGTCGCCAACGCTCAGACCATTGAGGAAGTTGAATCCATAAGCCCGGACTCATACCTGCTCTCGCTCTGGAAAGACTACTACTTCTGGAAGATTGACGAGATTCCCGGTAACGAGATTATCCTTGAGAGGGGTGGCTCCAAGCAGCTGGTTTCCAAGTCTGAGGCGAAGGCCCTGCTCGGCGCGGCCACTGATTACGCCGAGCTTCTGCAGTACAGTGTCCACGAAGTTCAGTACGTTGAGATTGCCCTTGTGCTTCCAAGGGAGAGGATTACCGGCGGGTTCCTCACCCCGGGAGACCCCGTGATGTTCTTTGCCAAGAACGGTACTCAGGGCCTCTACCGTGAGATAGTGAACCAGGGCTACGTTGAACTCGTCCTGCTGCCGACTGATGCCGGTCGTATCTCGGCCAGTGAATCTCAGAGCCAGAGCAGCTCGACGGGCTCATCAACTTCAACGACCTACCAGGAGAACCATGCCTCTGAGTACAACCCCGGTAGCTTCCAGTACTCGAACGGCACCCAGGTCTCGGACACCTACTCAAACTCCCAGAGCTCCAGCCAGAGCTCCTCAGCCAGCTATTCCTACAACGTTGACCTCAAGGAGATACTGAAGGCGATAGCCGCCGGAAAGATACAGGCGAGTGACCAGGCCAAGCAGGCCCTTGAGAACTACGGCTGGAAGATTATTGACCTTGAGCAGTCTTCCGACATGCTCGTGCTGTCCCCGGATACGGAGTTCCTCGTGATCGTCAGGGTTCCGTCAATCTTCGTCCCGGATATACTCCAGAACCAGCAGTACCTCTACATAGCGAAGGTATCAACGTGAGGTGGTGCCCATGAGGAAGCCCCTTTCCATTCTTTTGATTTTCGTAGTGTTGCTTTCAGCCCCTGCATTCTCTCTGGCCAAAGATTACAGCCTTCCGGGCGCTATTTCGGGGGGAATCACCTACAACAACATAGGCCTCTACGGTGAAATCATGGTTGATTTCAACGTCACGCTCGTTAACACTGCTCCGTATCCCAAATACGTCATGGTTAACCCGAGGTATGACTTTAAGGTTCTCCGGGGGAACGGTAGTGAGTACCATTACAATTACAGAACCAGCGATGGAAACATCAAAGGGGCGATTTCGAGGGAACTCGTTTCCAGGTCCGTTAACTACGTCACCGGCTTTTGGCTGGCCCCTTACGAAACCGTCGTTGTTAACTTCAGGATAAACGAAAACGCGTCTTATCCAGTTCCCCTTGTCGATTTCAGGTCTCACTGTGGCAATCTAGGCAAACTGACAGAGCTCACATATGAAAACGGCACTCTCGTAGGTGTGGTTCTTGACAACAACGGGGGCCTGGACGGGTTAATCTGTGATTCCC encodes the following:
- a CDS encoding DUF515 domain-containing protein, with the protein product MAEDIEAKIRRLRELGKVTTEPEAPPVKPPTASAKKPPRRPRSISTIREKERRRRVLVGASVLIIVLLLISVGVYSYLQSRSTAKLNELRTSKINELNTYFSSYNFSNRDCVQKALQFKDLALRQIQSAGSVDELEGINVRAYFDKAVQAYSECVREQERIAYEKQLNQTKQAKVRAIKTAFQPLLSMPLPDSIRTKVVSAMKTLETQVANAQTIEEVESISPDSYLLSLWKDYYFWKIDEIPGNEIILERGGSKQLVSKSEAKALLGAATDYAELLQYSVHEVQYVEIALVLPRERITGGFLTPGDPVMFFAKNGTQGLYREIVNQGYVELVLLPTDAGRISASESQSQSSSTGSSTSTTYQENHASEYNPGSFQYSNGTQVSDTYSNSQSSSQSSSASYSYNVDLKEILKAIAAGKIQASDQAKQALENYGWKIIDLEQSSDMLVLSPDTEFLVIVRVPSIFVPDILQNQQYLYIAKVST